The DNA segment AAGGTTGAAATCATGAAAATGAAAAAAGAAATGAAAATCTCTAAGGCGAGTATTGTCTTTTATGTAGCTGCTGTTATTTTCCTTGCTATTGCCGCTTTTGAAATCTATCAGGCTTATCTGACGGTGGAAAGCTATAAGACAACATATACCCTGCAGATGTCCGATATTCTGAATCTGTACTTTACTGGCTGTGTGCCATATTTCGGTTTTGCATTCCTGTCATATGGAATCGGTGAAATTATGAAGAAAATCAACGATCTTACCAGCACGCTGCGTCTGTGTATGGAGGATGTAATTGAGGATGCACCACAAGAGGAACCGGAAGAAGAATTTTGTACAGAAGCAGTTTCAAATGAAGTTAAAAATGCCTAATTGACCGTGTGTGCGAGCATATGGTCTTTTTTTATAAAACAGGCATGAGCTTTTTGTTGATTTAACAGGGTACGGCTTTCCTGCATGGTAATGAGTAGTACTGTTAATAAAAGAGATAGAGTGCTATACTATTTGTAATAATCGGAGGTAAATATTATGGAAGATTGGTTTCAGATCCAGCAACTGGATGACGCCACCTATGTCATTTCAGAGCCGAAGCACTATGAAGAAACAAACAGCTATCTTTTGCTTGGAACACAGCGTGCACTGCTGATTGACAGTGGTCTTGGCGTAGCTGATATGCGCACCATAACCAATCAGCTGACAGCACTTCCTGTAACCGTGGTTGCGACACATGTACACTGGAATCATATAGGAAGTCATGGCAGCTATGACACTGTACTGGTTCATGAGCTTGAACGAAGGTGGCTGGAGGGAGACTTTCCCCTGCCGCCTGCTGTGGTACGCAGCCAGTTGTTGAAAGAACCGTATCAGTTTCCGAAAGCTTTTAACGCGGATGCCTATACCGTGTGGCAGGGACATGTGAGCGGTATTGTACAGGATGGTGATATCCTTGATTTAGGCGAACGCCGTATCAGCATTTTACACACACCAGGACATGCACCTGGGCATATGTGCTTCGTAGACATGGAGAGAAGCTGGCTGTACAGCGGCGATCTTCTGTATAAGGGAACGCTCTATTGCGATTATCCATCTACAGAGCCGCTGGATTATTTACACTCCTTGCAAAGGCTTTGTACTCTTGCGATTGATCGTATCCTTCCAGCTCATCATACACTAAATATCCCGGTTACCTGCATACAAGCTGTAACAGCTGCATGGGAAGACTTGCAAAAGAAGGGGCTGCCGCACCATGGCAGCGGACAATTTTCCTATGAGGATTTCTCCATCCGGCTGTAGGCCGATAAAATTAGTTCAATGCCGTTTGTCTGCACATATCCGTTATGGTAAGGGGCAGAGGTTAAACAAAGGCTATACAAACAAATCAGGCCGGATAGACGGATAGCGTTTATCCAATCAAAATAAAAAACTGAGAAGGCGGGATACATACATCCCTTGTCTTCTCAGCTTTTGGCTTCTGTTATCTTTCCTTTTCCTGTATGACCAGCTCGGCGATCTGAACTGCATTCGTAGCGGCACCCTTTCGTACCTGATCTCCACAGCACCAGAAGCTCAGTGCATTGGCATGATTGCTCATATCCTCGCGAATCCGTCCTACAAATACCAAATCCTGATCTGTCGTATCCAGCGGCATCGGATAAACCATATTTTGAGGATCATCCACAAGCTTCACACCCGGTGCATTCTGCAGCAGCTCCCTAGCTTTTTCTACGCTGATTTCCTTCTCGAATTCCACCATGATGGATTCGGAATGGGAGCGGATGACCGGCACCCGAATACAGGTGCAATTCACACAAAGCTCAGGATTGCCCATGATTTTTCTTCCCTCATTCTGCATCTTCATTTCCTCACTGGAATACCCGGCCTCATTGAATCCGCCAATCTGCGGAATCAGATTGTAGGCAATCTGATACTGGAAGGTATTGACTTCAACCTCTTTTCCATGCGCCAGCGCTCCAACCTGCTGGTTCAGCTCGCGGATCCCATTGACACCGGCACCACTCACAGCCTGATAGGTGGAAACGACCATACGCTTAGCATTTGCATATGCATGCAGCGGCTGTAATGCAACCAATGCGATAATTGTTGCACAATTCGGATTTGCGATAATGCCGTGATGCTCCCGTACAGCCTGCGGATTCACCTCCGGTACAATCAAAGGAACATCCTCATGCAAACGGAACGCAGAGCTGTTATCCACAACGATTGCACCCTTTGCGGCAGCGATGGGAAGATACTTCTCCGCAATATCATTTTCTGCGGCTCCCAATACGATATCCATACCGTCAAAGCTGTTCTCTGTCGTTTCCTCAACGGTATACTCCTTTCCTGCAACGGTGATTTTCTTTCCGGCACTTCTGGCACTTGCCAAAAGATGCAGTTCACTGACAGGGAAGTCACGCTCCATCAGAATTTTAAGCATTTCCTGCCCGACAGCGCCTGTGGCACCGAGTATTGCGACCTTGTATGTTTTCATTTCACTCTCTCCTCATATTCTATCTATATGTCTGTATACCTGTTTTGTTCATCTGTAAGCGTTACACCACAAAATTATTGTAGATGGTTTCCACCGTTTTCTCATAATCCTTATTCTCCACACCGACGATGATATTCATTTCATCTGTACCCTGCGCAATCATTCGGATATTGATATTGTTTTTTCCAAGCACTGCAAACAGCTTACCGCTGATACCTGGACGATACATCATCTGACGGCCTACTGTTGCAATCAGGGAAATGTTATCAATAATTTTTATTTCATCCGCATTGCAGGCCTTTTTCATATCGCCTACCATATCATATATGACATCCTTCACATCCTCGGAATTAACCACGATACTAAAGGAATCAATTCCACTCGGTATATGCTCAATGCTGATCCGGTAATTTTCGCATACCTCCAATGCACGGCGGATGATACCGACTTCATCCGACATATGGTTCTTATAAATAGCGATTACAGTAAAATTTTTCTTCCCTGCAATACCAGTAATCATCTGTTCACTTGGATGGTCATCCTTTTCCACGATAATAGTTCCACCCTCCTCCGGATGATTGGTATTCAGGATATTGATCGGAATGTTTTTTTCCTTAACCGGGAAGATCGCTTCCTCATGCAAAACACTTGCGCCCATATAAGACAGCTCACGCAGCTCACTGTAGGTGATGGTGTTGATCCGCTTCGGGTGATGTACGATTCTTGGGTCTGCCATCAGAATACCGGAAACATCTGTCCAGTTTTCATACATATCCGCATTCAGGATATCTGCCAGTATCGAGCCGGTAATATCACTTCCCCCACGGGACATTGTACGCACTGTTCCATCCGGCAATGCCCCATAGAAGCCTGGAATAACAAAGCGGTCATGCTTTTTCATATAATTGTCCATGCGGTATTTGGTTGCATCGAAATCAATTTTGCCATCGTAGCGAAACGTGATAATATCCTTTGCGTCCACAAACGGGAAGCTGAGGTATTCTGCCATCAGCTTTGCGGTCAGATATTCCCCGCGGGAAACCAGATAATCCGTGGACATGGTCTTATTCAGCTTTCCTTTCAGCTCATTGAGATCCTCCTCGATCGGATAGCTCAGACCCAGATCATTTTTGATTGAGAGAAAGCGCTCCTCAATCAAATGAAACAGGGAAAGATGGTCAACACTGTATTTTAAATGTGCTTCTATCAGATACAGCAGGTCAGTTACCTTGTTGTCCTTTTTGTGCTCACGTCCGGAGGCGCTGACGACAACAAAGCGCCGGGCAGGATCACTTTCTATAATATTTCTCACCTTGCGGAACTGCTGTGCATTTGCAACCGAGGAACCGCCGAATTTTGTTATTTTGATCATAGTGCTAGTCATCCTCCCTTTCATAGATGCTTGCCATAAATGCATGATTGTCCAGCTTCAGCATCCGTTCCATCACCTGATGCATCTCATATACCTCCGCCTTCTGTATATGCAGATACTCCTGCCCCTCAAAGACTTTTACTTCATAGCTGAAATCCTGCAGCTCATTGCGCGCCGCTTCGTCAACACGCAGGATATAATCCCGCAGACAAAGCGTTTCATCATAAACCATCGTATGGGTAAAGGCAGGATCCATGTGCGTAACACCTTCGTTAAGGTCAATCAGATCCTGGACGATGGCATTGGCAGTGGGCAGCTTTCCGGCTCCCTGTCCGAAAAATTTTAAATCTCCAATCGTTTTACCATGCAGAGTTATCAGATTGTAGTTATCCTGTGTATTGCTTTCCAGTGAGCCTGCTTCAAACAGCACCGGCTCCACCACACAGCCGTAACGATTCTGATTGCGGCGGGTTTTGGCAATCAGCCGGACAGCATAGCCAAGGGATGAGAAATAGGATACATCCTCCTTGGTAATATTGCGGATACCAAATACCGGGAAGGTATCCGGCACGTGGAAATCATATGCAAGGCTGGCAGAGATACGCAGCTTATTACAAATATCATAACCGTCGATATCTGCACTAGGATCAGCCTCTGCATAGCCCAGCTCCTGTGCCTCCTTCAAAATATCTTCAAAGGATGCGTGATAGCGCTGCATGTGATCCAGAATATAATTGCTTGTCCCATTGAAAATCCCGTGTATGCGGTCAACCTCATCAATACGCATCGCCTTTGCCAGACCTTCGATCCATGGAATACCGCCGCCGGTGCTTGCCTCATAGTAAATTCGGACATTGTGTTCTCTTGCGGTATCCGTAAACTCCTTCAGATAAGCGGCAATTACCGCTTTGTTGGCAGTAACGACATGCTTACCGCTTTTCAGGGCCTGCAGAATATACGTATGCGCAGGCTCAAGACCTCCCATAGTTTCTACAACAACATCCACATCTGCATCATCCAGAATGGTCTGTATATCATCACACATATAAGGAAGAGTTTTCTCTTTCCCCTTGCGGATCAGTATATAGGATACGTGTAACTGTTTTGTGCTATTTGTTACCGCGTGATCGATAATTTCTTTTACCCCAGAGCCGACGGTTCCATAACCGAGTATTGCTATATTCATGTGAATCCTCCTCTTTAAATTTTTGTGTCTTTGTTTCAAAAACACTTGTTTTTTTATTGCGAACATTGTATCATAGTAAAAAAAGAATTGCAAGACGAAAAAAGAAGGAGATTTGAACATGGAGAAAATATATACAAGTACGAGAAACAAAGCGCTGGCGCGCACACCGAAGGAAGCGGTCTTAAAGGGAATTGCCGAGGATGGCGGTCTGTTTGTCTATGACGGACTGGATACCTTATCACTGCCCTTGCAGGATATGATGCAGATGACCTATGAAGAAATGGCAGAAACTATATTGCAGCTGCTGCTACCGGACTTCAGCAGAGAAGAGGTACAGGAATGTGTCAAAAACGCCTATCAGGGAAAATTCACAGATTCGCAGATCACACCGCTTCATAAGGCTAAAGATACCAATATACTGGAGCTGTTTCACGGGCCTACCTGTGCGTTCAAGGATGTCGGACTGCGTATGCTTCCGCAGCTGATGAGCAAATCGCTGAAGCAGCATCCCGATGAAAAGGTTATGATTCTCACGGCGACAAGCGGAGATACCGGAAAAGCAGCACTGGAAGGCTTTCTGGATGTGGAACGCACCGGAATTACGGTATTTTATCCGGATAACGGAGTATCCAATATTCAGCGGCTGCAGATGGTGACGACCAAAGGAAACAACACCTGTGTCTGTGCTATTCAGGGGAATTTTGATGATGCACAATCCAATGTGAAAAAAATCTTTCAGGATACAGATCTGTCAAAGCGCCTGAAGGAGAAGGGAATCACCTTATCCAGTGCAAACTCCATCAATATCGGACGGTTGATTCCACAGGTTGTTTATTATGTATACGCATATAAGGAAATGGTGCGCACGAAGGAAATTGCATTTGGTGAGGCAGTGAATTTCTGTGTGCCTACCGGAAATTATGGAAATGTGCTGGCCGGCTATTATGCCAAGCTGATGGGACTGCCTGTGAACCGGTTTATTGTCGCATCCAATTCCAATAATGTATTATATGACTTTTTAAAGGATGGTGTTTATGATCGAAACCGCCCGTTCTATAAAACGATATCTCCGAGTATGGATATTCTGATTTCCAGTAATCTGGAACGTCTGCTGTATTATAAGAGCGGCAAGGATGCAGATTATATCGCAGCCCTTATGAAGGAATTAGAGGAAACCGGCCGGTATCAGGTACGGGAGGATATTTTCGATTCTGTCCGTGCTGATTTTGCGGGCGGCTATTGTGATGATGAAGCCTGTGCTGCTGCCATACGTGAAGTTTATGAGGAAAGCGGCTATGTCATGGATCCGCATACGGCAATCGCATATAAGGTGATGAAGGAATATGCGCAGGAGGACGGGGAGCATAAATGTGTCCTGTTATCTACGGCAAGCCCGTATAAATTTGCACCTGCTGTTTATGAGGCGATTTTCGGAAAAGAGGAGCTGGATGAATTTACCTGTATGGAGAAGCTTCAGCAAAAAAGCGGTGTAGAAATGCCACGTCCGCTGGCTGAGCTGGCAAAGCTGGAAGTCCGTCACAAGCATCTAATTGATAAGGATGAAATGACATCCTTTGTGGAAAGGATCGGGAAGGAGATGTTCCATGATTAAGGTACGTGTACCGGCAACAAGTGCCAATCTGGGTGTCGGCTATGACTGTATGGGACTTGCATTAGACGATTACGCAACAGTGACCTTTGAGGTAATTGCACATGGTCTGGAAATTCTTGGCTGTGAGGAGGCCTATTGCAATGAGGATAACCTGTTTTATCAGGCGTTTCTGGAAGGCTTGAAATATATGAATGAAACAGTTCCCGGTATTCGGATCACGGTGGATACCGATATTCCCTATGCTAGGGGGCTAGGCAGCAGCGCCACCTGCATTGTTGCAGGACTGGCAGGTGCTAATGCGCTCTTTCAAAATCGCATGAACCGTTATGAGCTGTTTGACCTGGCAACCCGTATGGAGGGACATCCGGATAATATAGCACCGGCAATTTTCGGGGGACTGTGTGTTTCCTTCATGGAGGAAGGAAAACCGAATATGATCCGTTACGGCGTGAAGCGTGACCTGCAGTTTGTGACGATGATTCCGGATTATGAGGTCAGCACTAAGTCTGCGCGGGAAGTGCTTCCAAACAATATGAGCTATGCACAGGCGGTTTACCAGATGGGACGCTGTGCTGCTTTAGCAAAGGCGATAGAAATCGGAAATGCGATGATTATGAAAAGGGCCTGTACAGATCAAATGCAGGAGCCTTACCGTAAGGAACTGATTCCGGAATATGCCGATGTAAATAAGCTGTGTGAGGATGCCGGCATGATTACCATGTATATATCCGGGAGCGGTTCAACCATGATCGCCCTGACCCAGGAGGAGACTGATGCAGGCGTGTTAGCGGAAACCATAAAAAAACGATATCCGACCTGGGATGTACGAATTCTGAAGGCAACCTATGATGGTGTTCAAAGCGAGGTGTGCTGATGGAAAAATATTATATTGTAGACAGTACGATTCTGCCGGATGTACTCGATAAGGTGATCGAAGCACGGACACTGCTGCAAAACGGGGAAGTGAAGCAGGTGAGTGAAGCCGTTAAACGGGTTGGAATCAGTCGGGGAACCTATTATAAATATAAAGATTATGTCTTTCTGCCTGCGCAGGGGATGAGTGAGCGAAAGGCTGTTATTTCCTTGATGCTGCATCATGACAAAGGAATCCTTTCTGAGGTACTGAATACCATGTCCAGCGTAAATGCAAATATATTAACGATCAATCAGAATATACCGATCCATGAATGGGCATCTGTTGTATTATCCTTCGATTTGTGTGAGATGGCGGTATCCATTGATGAATTGATGGAACGTCTGCGCACCTGCCGCGGTGTCAGTAATTTGCGTCTGATTGCCGTTGAATAAGGAGTGTAAAAGCTGAGCTGATTGCTTATGTGAGGAATCATGAGGCGGGGAAACCCGCTTTTTCTTTAGTCTGTGTAAATTTTTACTGATGATATTCCTCTCATTTTTTATGGGCGCTTCACCTTATATGTGTGTGTTTCATGTTCAAGCAGCCGTTTATGCGCAGCTTTCTTTCTGATAATTTGCAATATTATAAAAAAAGGTGATTTTCTTTTTTTCTGAAATATGGTACGATATAAAAAGTCATTTAAATATATAAGGAGTATCCTATGAAACAGCTGTTAGAAAAACTAACGACATTGGCGGCATACACTGCCGCTGTCTGCACAATCGTAATTTTGCTGGTTACGAGCATAAATATAAACTGCTTTGATAAGGATTTTTATAAAACGGAATATGCTTCACTGGAAACTGCACAATCTCTTGGCATGACAGAGAAAGACCTCAATAAGGCGACGGATGCATTGCTGGATTATCTGCAGGATCGACGAGATAATATCAATGTTACCGTAGCTGTTAAGGGAACGGAAACCAAGGCATTTAACGCAAGAGAATCTTCTCATATGGTGGACGTGCGTACATTGTATCATTTTGCTATGGTATTAAGAAATGTAGCTATAATCCTGCTGGTGGCTTCTCTGGTCTATATGGCGGTGCGTTTAAAGGGCGGCATGCTGACGATTTTCAGTATCAATTACATGAAAACCGCAATCCTGGCAGCCGTATTCTTTGCGATGCTGGCAGGCTGGGCTTATGTTGATTTTGATGCCTTTTGGACGACCTTCCATAAGCTTGCTTTCCGCAATGATCTGTGGCTGCTGAATCCGGATACGGATTTAATGATCAACCTTTTTCCTGCAGAATTCTTTTCCACCATGGTCTTTCGTATTGTAGGTATGTTTGCGACCGGATTTATTGGATTATTCGTTCTCTGTTATCTGTTCCTGAGACATCAGCTGCATAAGCTGCATGGTGAGCTTCATCATGAGTAAGCGGCGGCTCATTTTAGCCAGTGCTTCTCCAAGGCGGCAGGAGCTGTTACAGGATATCGGCTATCCTTTTGATATTGTAACGGCAGATTGCGAGGAAACGTTTGATCATACTGCCTCAGTTTTTTCTGCTATTGAACAGATTGCGCTGGTTAAGGCACGCACTGTTTGGGAGCATCATCCTGAAGCGGTGGTTCTTGGAGCGGATACAATGGTCTGTTATGAAAATCAGATGATGGGGAAGCCGCGAAGCCGTGAAGATGCATACCATATGCTGAAGCAGCTTAGTGGCAGGACGCATACCGTAATCAGTGGTGTTGCCATCGTATGGAAAGGAAAGGCGGAATTGTTTCACGAAGAAACAAGCGTTACCTTTTATGACCTCGATGAGGATTTGCTTATGAAATATCTCGACAGCAGTGAACCGTATGACAAAGCAGGAGCTTATGGCATTCAGGGGATGGGGAAATTGTTTGTCAGAGAAATTCACGGTGATTATTTCAATGTTATGGGACTGCCTGTTGCGGCTGTATACCGGCGCATAAAACCATATCTGGAAAAAAATTAAAAAAATCTGTTTTATGGTTGAAAAATTTTGTAATGCCTATTATAATATAATAGCTTTCCAATCATAAAGCATATGCCGGTATAGTATAGTGGTAATACAGAGCAATGGTAATGCTCAGCGCTCAGTTCAATTCTGGGTACCGGCACCATAAAGTTATTTAAGCCTTGTTTAAAGGCTTTTTTTAATACCCAGTAATTTCCGTACCCCCTCATATACCTCTTTTTTGCGGTTGATTTGATATTTAAGCCTTTCTTTAAGGTTTTTTATACCATGAAATAAAAGTGACGTAAGATAAGACGAAAAAGGTGCTTTACTTATGAGCGTATATGGTCTACCCTATGGTTGCAGAGGTGATTTGATTGTTTTATGGCATGAATATCTCTTATTTGATGATTTTTTATCCTAACAATATGATTGCATGAGATACTATTCATGGCAGCTATATAATTTATGCCTCTTTTTTCTTTACGTTTTGCTGCCAGCTTTCATTTCGGTGGGAGTTTTTCATGACGATAAAATAACGGAAATTTTAACATTATTAAAACAAAAGGGCCTGTAATGCTTGCTAAAACAGTTATGGATAAAACCTTATATATATGATAGCTAAAGCAATTATCGCTGTATATATGTAGATAGTTTTCTGGATACCAGTATTAGTAAAACGATGAAGCCTTTTTTTAATGCTTTTATTTACACTCTGAAATACCTGTATATGCGTAGTATCTCATCGGAAGCATATTAAATAAGACAAACACAGACTGCTTGTAAGCTGATTGAATATTACTTAGGAAGGGATACTGAATGGTTTTACTTTTTTAGCTTTTTTCCACAATATGGACAATACTGCAGATCGTCTGCATCGCTTTGCTTTTCTTCATCCAGATCTTCATTAAACCCTGCACTTATAATTCCTGTGGGTACAGCAACAATGCCGATACCCAAAATTGCTATAAATGCGCTTAATATCTTTCCCATAATTGTAATGGGATATATATCGCCATATCCGACGGTAGTCAAGGTGGCGATTGACCACCATAAGCCAGAGAATGCATTAGAAAAAACAGTCGGCTGTGCATCATGTTCGAAGAAATATATAATGATAGAAGAAATCAGCATTAGTACTGCAACAACCGTTATGGATGATACCAGCTGCTCTTTCTTTCTCTTTAATACATTTACTATAATTGTTAATGCAGTAAAATATCTGCCTGATTTAAAAATACGAAACATACGAAATAGCCGCAATGCTCTAAGGGAACGAAGGTCTACATTTGTGATAAACGGTAAATAAAATGGCAGTATGGATATAAAATCTATTAGTGCCAGAAATGAAAAAATATATTTAACTCTAGACATAATGATACCTTTATCAGGAAATACTATATCGGCTGTCCATACTCTGGCGATATATTCAAAAGTAAATGCTGTGATGGAAACATATTCTAACCTCGTAAGCCACCATGAGACAGTGCTAGGTACATTGTCAAAGGTTGAAATAATGACGCTGATAATGCTGATAATGATAAGAGCCATCATAAATAAATCAAATATTTTGCTGGGCATATAGGAACCATCATCAACCGTGATTATTTGAAAGGTTCTTTGCTTCACTTTTCTATAGAATTTACTATTTTTAGTTTTCATAATAACCTCCAATATGTTTAACATATGTAGTATACCATACTAGTTAATCAGTATATACCTGGTTCTAAACGAAAGCTGAGTAAATGATTAAAGCATATCAATGTATTTCATACTTGTTTTTTGCTATACTGAATACAGTCATTTCACGAATTCATTTCCTCACCGAAAACGAACGTGGAATGACTTTTTCTATGGAAAATTGAAAAAGATAGCAGAGAATGATTATTCTGTGGTAAAATAATACCAGAAAGCGAGGTGTTGCAATTCATGAAGAAAGT comes from the Erysipelotrichaceae bacterium 66202529 genome and includes:
- a CDS encoding ACT domain-containing protein, with the protein product MEKYYIVDSTILPDVLDKVIEARTLLQNGEVKQVSEAVKRVGISRGTYYKYKDYVFLPAQGMSERKAVISLMLHHDKGILSEVLNTMSSVNANILTINQNIPIHEWASVVLSFDLCEMAVSIDELMERLRTCRGVSNLRLIAVE
- a CDS encoding homoserine kinase, with protein sequence MIKVRVPATSANLGVGYDCMGLALDDYATVTFEVIAHGLEILGCEEAYCNEDNLFYQAFLEGLKYMNETVPGIRITVDTDIPYARGLGSSATCIVAGLAGANALFQNRMNRYELFDLATRMEGHPDNIAPAIFGGLCVSFMEEGKPNMIRYGVKRDLQFVTMIPDYEVSTKSAREVLPNNMSYAQAVYQMGRCAALAKAIEIGNAMIMKRACTDQMQEPYRKELIPEYADVNKLCEDAGMITMYISGSGSTMIALTQEETDAGVLAETIKKRYPTWDVRILKATYDGVQSEVC
- a CDS encoding threonine synthase, whose amino-acid sequence is MEKIYTSTRNKALARTPKEAVLKGIAEDGGLFVYDGLDTLSLPLQDMMQMTYEEMAETILQLLLPDFSREEVQECVKNAYQGKFTDSQITPLHKAKDTNILELFHGPTCAFKDVGLRMLPQLMSKSLKQHPDEKVMILTATSGDTGKAALEGFLDVERTGITVFYPDNGVSNIQRLQMVTTKGNNTCVCAIQGNFDDAQSNVKKIFQDTDLSKRLKEKGITLSSANSINIGRLIPQVVYYVYAYKEMVRTKEIAFGEAVNFCVPTGNYGNVLAGYYAKLMGLPVNRFIVASNSNNVLYDFLKDGVYDRNRPFYKTISPSMDILISSNLERLLYYKSGKDADYIAALMKELEETGRYQVREDIFDSVRADFAGGYCDDEACAAAIREVYEESGYVMDPHTAIAYKVMKEYAQEDGEHKCVLLSTASPYKFAPAVYEAIFGKEELDEFTCMEKLQQKSGVEMPRPLAELAKLEVRHKHLIDKDEMTSFVERIGKEMFHD
- the maf gene encoding septum formation protein Maf, whose protein sequence is MSKRRLILASASPRRQELLQDIGYPFDIVTADCEETFDHTASVFSAIEQIALVKARTVWEHHPEAVVLGADTMVCYENQMMGKPRSREDAYHMLKQLSGRTHTVISGVAIVWKGKAELFHEETSVTFYDLDEDLLMKYLDSSEPYDKAGAYGIQGMGKLFVREIHGDYFNVMGLPVAAVYRRIKPYLEKN
- a CDS encoding MBL fold metallo-hydrolase → MEDWFQIQQLDDATYVISEPKHYEETNSYLLLGTQRALLIDSGLGVADMRTITNQLTALPVTVVATHVHWNHIGSHGSYDTVLVHELERRWLEGDFPLPPAVVRSQLLKEPYQFPKAFNADAYTVWQGHVSGIVQDGDILDLGERRISILHTPGHAPGHMCFVDMERSWLYSGDLLYKGTLYCDYPSTEPLDYLHSLQRLCTLAIDRILPAHHTLNIPVTCIQAVTAAWEDLQKKGLPHHGSGQFSYEDFSIRL
- a CDS encoding aspartate kinase, with translation MIKITKFGGSSVANAQQFRKVRNIIESDPARRFVVVSASGREHKKDNKVTDLLYLIEAHLKYSVDHLSLFHLIEERFLSIKNDLGLSYPIEEDLNELKGKLNKTMSTDYLVSRGEYLTAKLMAEYLSFPFVDAKDIITFRYDGKIDFDATKYRMDNYMKKHDRFVIPGFYGALPDGTVRTMSRGGSDITGSILADILNADMYENWTDVSGILMADPRIVHHPKRINTITYSELRELSYMGASVLHEEAIFPVKEKNIPINILNTNHPEEGGTIIVEKDDHPSEQMITGIAGKKNFTVIAIYKNHMSDEVGIIRRALEVCENYRISIEHIPSGIDSFSIVVNSEDVKDVIYDMVGDMKKACNADEIKIIDNISLIATVGRQMMYRPGISGKLFAVLGKNNINIRMIAQGTDEMNIIVGVENKDYEKTVETIYNNFVV
- a CDS encoding aspartate-semialdehyde dehydrogenase, which codes for MKTYKVAILGATGAVGQEMLKILMERDFPVSELHLLASARSAGKKITVAGKEYTVEETTENSFDGMDIVLGAAENDIAEKYLPIAAAKGAIVVDNSSAFRLHEDVPLIVPEVNPQAVREHHGIIANPNCATIIALVALQPLHAYANAKRMVVSTYQAVSGAGVNGIRELNQQVGALAHGKEVEVNTFQYQIAYNLIPQIGGFNEAGYSSEEMKMQNEGRKIMGNPELCVNCTCIRVPVIRSHSESIMVEFEKEISVEKARELLQNAPGVKLVDDPQNMVYPMPLDTTDQDLVFVGRIREDMSNHANALSFWCCGDQVRKGAATNAVQIAELVIQEKER
- a CDS encoding TIGR01906 family membrane protein yields the protein MKQLLEKLTTLAAYTAAVCTIVILLVTSININCFDKDFYKTEYASLETAQSLGMTEKDLNKATDALLDYLQDRRDNINVTVAVKGTETKAFNARESSHMVDVRTLYHFAMVLRNVAIILLVASLVYMAVRLKGGMLTIFSINYMKTAILAAVFFAMLAGWAYVDFDAFWTTFHKLAFRNDLWLLNPDTDLMINLFPAEFFSTMVFRIVGMFATGFIGLFVLCYLFLRHQLHKLHGELHHE
- a CDS encoding ion transporter, whose product is MKQRTFQIITVDDGSYMPSKIFDLFMMALIIISIISVIISTFDNVPSTVSWWLTRLEYVSITAFTFEYIARVWTADIVFPDKGIIMSRVKYIFSFLALIDFISILPFYLPFITNVDLRSLRALRLFRMFRIFKSGRYFTALTIIVNVLKRKKEQLVSSITVVAVLMLISSIIIYFFEHDAQPTVFSNAFSGLWWSIATLTTVGYGDIYPITIMGKILSAFIAILGIGIVAVPTGIISAGFNEDLDEEKQSDADDLQYCPYCGKKLKK
- a CDS encoding homoserine dehydrogenase, yielding MNIAILGYGTVGSGVKEIIDHAVTNSTKQLHVSYILIRKGKEKTLPYMCDDIQTILDDADVDVVVETMGGLEPAHTYILQALKSGKHVVTANKAVIAAYLKEFTDTAREHNVRIYYEASTGGGIPWIEGLAKAMRIDEVDRIHGIFNGTSNYILDHMQRYHASFEDILKEAQELGYAEADPSADIDGYDICNKLRISASLAYDFHVPDTFPVFGIRNITKEDVSYFSSLGYAVRLIAKTRRNQNRYGCVVEPVLFEAGSLESNTQDNYNLITLHGKTIGDLKFFGQGAGKLPTANAIVQDLIDLNEGVTHMDPAFTHTMVYDETLCLRDYILRVDEAARNELQDFSYEVKVFEGQEYLHIQKAEVYEMHQVMERMLKLDNHAFMASIYEREDD